GTTATTTGAAAGGCATCGTGAACGAGGCATTGGTGAAAGAGGTGGAAAACCGGCTTTCCGCCATCGAAATCGACGGCATTATGGATGTCGGTTACCTGGAGCAATTTATCGAGGACAATAACTTTTCGCCTTTCCCGCAGGTGCAGAACACGGAGCGGACGGACAAGGCCGTCGCCAGCATGCTGGAAGGAAGAGTCATCATCATGGTCGACGGCTCGCCTTTCGCTCTGATCGTTCCGACGGTATTCAGCCAATTTTACCAGACGACGGAAGACTACTCCGAACGGTTTTTGATGGTCAGCTTCGTCCGCTTGGCCCGCTTGCTGGCTCTCGTCTTCTCGCTCATCACGCCGTCCTTGTATGTGGCGATCATTTCGTTTAATCCGGAGCTCATCCCGACCAAATTCGCCGTTGCGGTATCCGGCGGACGTGCGGGCGTACCGTTCCCTTCCGTCGTCGAGGTGCTTGTCATGGAGGCTTCGATGGAAGTGCTGCGCGAAGCGACGCTTCGCCTGCCGCAGCAGGTCGGCGGCGCGTTGTCGATCGTCGGCGTCCTGGTTATCGGCCAGGCGGCGGTTTCCGCCGGATTTGTGAGCCCGATCACGGTTGTCGTCATCGCCTTGACGACGATCGGGTCGTTCGCCACCCCGGCTTACAACGCCGCGTTGGCTTTGCGGCTGCTTCGCTTTCCGCTCGTCATTCTGGCCGGAATGTTCGGGCTTTACGGCGTGATGGTCGGGCTCATTCTTATTGCCAATCACCTGCTCTCCTTGAAATCGTTCGGAGTTCCTTACTTAAGTCCTGTGGTACCCGGCAATTTCCAAGGGATGAAGGATACGGTCTTCCGCTGGCCTTTGTGGTCGATGTTAAAAAGACCTGCGTCCTTGCATACGCCTAACATTTATCGTGTGGGTAACGATGTTGTCAATCAATTGAAGCAGCCGTCGACGAATACGCTCGATCCAATTGATGTCGGCAACGAAAAGGAGGACATACAAGATGGAATATCCCCGCCAAGTCACGGTAATCCAGGCAGCGGCGGTGCTCATTAGCACCATCATTGGTGTCGGCGTGCTTCCATTGCCCCTTTTTGGCGTGCGTGCAGCAGATACCGGGGCGCCGCTCGTTACTTTTCTGGCCATATTGGTCGCCGCTTCGGGTTTATGGCTCATCACCAAGCTGGGCATGCGTTTTCCGAATCAATCGATCATCGAATACGGGGAAACGATCGTCGGCAAATGGCTGGCTTGGAGCGGAAACGTATTGATCATCGCTTTCTTCGCGGTATTAACTTCGCTCGCCGCGCGGGAGTTCGGCGAAGTGG
The window above is part of the Paenibacillus hamazuiensis genome. Proteins encoded here:
- a CDS encoding spore germination protein, which translates into the protein MTNWDWRRLVKHKKTKRPQTEQANIPDRYMQQQSDDRVTGSLEDTVRYITDLLGENEDFTMHRFHVFGEYRAVMFYFSNMSDISIINTDILKPLMYLPPHMIGKLPERQQLKDFILNDVIYHSKATLEYRLPPIIEALLRGTTVVVVDGIDEAIMVTTTQVEKRSVTQPETEQVIRGPREGFIEQLATNISLLRYRLPSTDFHVKTMKIGRYTKSKVAICYLKGIVNEALVKEVENRLSAIEIDGIMDVGYLEQFIEDNNFSPFPQVQNTERTDKAVASMLEGRVIIMVDGSPFALIVPTVFSQFYQTTEDYSERFLMVSFVRLARLLALVFSLITPSLYVAIISFNPELIPTKFAVAVSGGRAGVPFPSVVEVLVMEASMEVLREATLRLPQQVGGALSIVGVLVIGQAAVSAGFVSPITVVVIALTTIGSFATPAYNAALALRLLRFPLVILAGMFGLYGVMVGLILIANHLLSLKSFGVPYLSPVVPGNFQGMKDTVFRWPLWSMLKRPASLHTPNIYRVGNDVVNQLKQPSTNTLDPIDVGNEKEDIQDGISPPSHGNPGSGGAH